In Candidatus Defluviibacterium haderslevense, the following are encoded in one genomic region:
- a CDS encoding T9SS type A sorting domain-containing protein, with protein MKKYIYTLFCLGFLATALMSNQSGRAFSGRTGSTGAPGDDLTVCKSCHNGPINVSLSLTLFDNGDSVLMYEPNKIYTVKVRINHVNGEIPKAFGFQLVALQAALGKTGTSINTFAPISSNSKVTTLNSGRQYAEHKSRSVTNIFEVAWTAPVKGSGPVSFYAGGNGVNADNSSAGDGSSKISVQFNEKITSSTSSIQKSNISLFPNPANEMVSVQGEINGVSKLVLRDLMGKVIREEMWNPNRRTINLEDLRDGIYLAQFILNDGTTLKTIKLVKRIPRS; from the coding sequence ATGAAAAAATACATTTACACCTTATTTTGCTTAGGATTTTTAGCCACAGCGTTGATGTCGAATCAAAGTGGTCGGGCTTTTTCTGGTAGAACAGGAAGTACAGGTGCCCCAGGAGATGATTTAACGGTTTGTAAAAGTTGTCACAATGGACCTATAAATGTAAGTTTATCTCTTACTTTGTTCGACAACGGAGATTCTGTACTCATGTATGAACCCAATAAGATCTATACAGTTAAGGTCCGTATCAATCATGTGAATGGGGAAATACCTAAAGCTTTTGGATTTCAATTGGTGGCACTACAAGCAGCTTTAGGAAAGACTGGAACATCGATTAACACCTTCGCTCCTATTTCTAGTAATTCTAAAGTGACAACATTAAATTCAGGAAGACAATATGCAGAACATAAATCTCGAAGTGTGACCAACATATTTGAAGTTGCTTGGACAGCGCCGGTTAAAGGGTCTGGACCAGTTAGTTTTTATGCTGGAGGAAATGGAGTGAATGCTGATAATAGCAGCGCAGGCGATGGATCTTCCAAAATTAGTGTTCAGTTCAATGAAAAAATTACTTCTTCCACAAGTTCGATCCAAAAATCAAATATTAGCCTTTTTCCAAATCCAGCCAATGAAATGGTGAGCGTTCAAGGTGAAATCAATGGTGTATCAAAGTTGGTACTCAGGGATTTAATGGGCAAAGTAATCAGAGAAGAAATGTGGAATCCAAATCGACGTACCATTAATTTGGAGGACCTCAGAGATGGAATATATTTAGCTCAATTCATTCTTAATGATGGCACCACGTTAAAGACCATCAAATTAGTTAAAAGAATTCCAAGATCCTAA